ataagtcttatatgatattgtttctaggGTAGAATAAGATCATAATTAGGAGTAAGAAGGTCTGCTCagatgacaaacaactacctcacaaatctccaagaagcctcggaaaagaagactATCACAAAGGttcgggctagtaacctacaaaaaaatttgtagaagcaaggggtgagtaccaaaccacacggtactcaacaagtaaacctctaaaaaAGCTAAAGGGATAAAATATAGGTACTCCTatcacccccaaccgaacctctaCAACTACAACCTGCTTAAACATCAGCGCAACCTAataactcacagtttacatagcactcgacaacaacacttagacaaattacatatcctccacaacaacactttaacaaattgcatatcctcaacaacaacatttaaacaaattagatatcctcaatagcaacacttcaacaatttaaatatcctcaataacaacacttcaaGAAATTActtatcctcaacaacaacacttcaacgagttacatatcctcaataacaagctcagtattcaacaatcacaagttccacaaaacacaatatcaagtttactaatgataagtatgtgcaatgcaatggaatgcaatgtcaagtacaatgatgcatgtctaacctagtgatacacacccgctgtctctcagtccgagACCCATGAAGGACATATCTGTCTATAAATCTGTCACGACGCACGACACaatcctcgataatagtaaccatcacaGAGCacgatacgtccctcaaaatataatatccatcgcggcgcacGATACGTCcatcgaaatggtacatcctccttaagttatcattctttctcaatgcacataacacttgtgaCAATCATGTcttaaaataatgcaaatgacatgttcacacaaataaagaggatatgaccattttcataacattgcacaatgCACAACAacagaaataaaatatcacattaacaataattcaacaagcctttgaacctttctcaacacatcacacataaacaattaatcacactGTCTTTTGTTACCCTTTTTTTATCATCATAGTTAATCAATGTgaacaagtcaacccatcaccaagtaccattactcccaaacatataccataaagaaatacacacatttcatacacttaacaagagtttagaaattcacttgcctcaatcaATCAAGAATTACTCCAAATTGATCCTTCCCTTTTCATTGGACTcccaactcaaagcaatctacTCAAACAAATGACcataataagatttcaaaattaACAACACCCATTATTATGATCCCTAAATTTACTTCAAGGTTGAACCTATGCCCACAAGGACATaacagaatttttttaaaaaactattttactcATATGAAAGATCCCAAATTCATAACACGTACACAAATTATATGAGCAAATTGTTTGACCATAGTATTGAAAACATACAGACGTTAAGCATGGAGATTTCCAGATCATAGCTTTAACCCATTTAATAAGGAATGTACTataatctattaaaaaaaaggtcACAAGTAAGATGAACGAATATGCCatgtattttctcaaaattataaaatatctgCATCCCTTAGTATATAGAATTTATtataatacaattaaatattaaagtaaCTAGAGCTATAGTGAAAATCAATAAATGTGTCCTctagaatgcaaggaggctcaccactgactctgaaTGCTCAGCTGGATCAACGGGGCGCTGGATGGtgttgatcctagttacctgtgTTTGCATCATGATAAGATGCAGGCCAACAtgacatcaatacattgaatatacGAGTATGCGAATTGGAATGCTAAACGACAACTTAAGCTTAAAAAGGAGTAGGAAGGagcacttaccttggctcttctCAATTCATGAATAACtaattcatttcaatataaaacaatataaaaacaagtgcaatataaagaaaagttgtctGAAAACGTGTTGTATACTCTGAATATATACAACGATACAATTAACTCTGAGATGAATgtaaaaatacaagtaaaatgatgtatataaaaatacaataacttctgGTGGAGTTTCTCTAAACGACAACCATCACtcaagagctatagtgatgatacatcgATCTACCTCAGGCTGCCAGCGTATCCTATACCcggccaaaggtataagacctgaactgcctaatgaATCAACTAGTCTActgtgaaaagggttcatctaaaaagtatgatcattttctacccatggtggttacatggtttatgaggattgtgagttgtctgaactctgCCTTAtgtcggtgctcaatactactcccaaaatatactgactcttatgtttttaaaacatactaatACTGTAGTTTAAGATAGTGctcaaaatatacttagctcaaagGTTATCTtgaaaatcttagtttccctACTTGCTTCATTAAGAAAGCtatatttcttttatgaaaactagCCCTAAGGCTCCTTAGGAATCCCAGTTTCCATTCCCTTAaatgtgaaattattttttaatagttcTTTGAAAATACTTAGTCCTCATAtactatttttaaagaaaagactTCACTTTACTCTGAACTAAATTCaacttaagtcttaaataaAGTTAACACGTTTGTGAAAAACTTATGAAAACCTGAAATGaacttcttattattattgtcttcACTCCTTACTCAACCTGATAattaagtcttaaaataagtttaaagtatttgtaaaagacttcttgaaagaaCTCTAAGATTTCCTAGACTTGGCTCTGAACTcatttgactttgatcttaactttccttgaattgaattatggattcaaggtcaTGATTTGCATTTTTTAGTGATTTCTAGGTGCTTAGATATCATTTGAAGCAGTTAGAATCATTGGAAGGTGTTAATGTACCTTATTAGGACTTAAAGAGGCTAAACTACAAAAATTGAACGAAAAGCGGCGATTCTGACGCATTGGTGGCGAGCCACGCCAGCCTCAGTTCACTGAGGCTTAGTTTTGACACACCGGTAGTGCGCCGTGCCAAGCCCCAGTTAACTGAAGCCCTCTTTTGGCGCAGTGCAGGCGCAACACGCCTGGTCTTGCCCAGGTGCGTCTGActaatttttcaatttgttttctAGCCCTAAATTGCCTAAACCTCCATAATTTCATCCCCAAACCCCTAGGATTATCAATATCTTCAATACCCATCAGATCAAGCTCAAAAAAACACCGAAAACTACTAATCAACATCAATAGGCATTCAACCAATTCAACCGAAAAGGATTCGACGAAATTATCAAGAATTCACTTCTAATCATGTAATCAATTCTAAAACTTCTAAACTGAAATAAGATTGGTGTGCGGATGAATTAACTCAACATGAAAGAGAtgacataccttgatagggatcaccttCGACGAATTCCACTCGAAATCCCTTGGCGTTCTTGGCTAAACCTTGATCTTTCTCCATTCTCATTCttgtcttctcttttctcccaaaccctaaccataaaagaatttttttaatatgaacaaaaacttatttttacccCTATTAAATCCTTAAAACGGATTAGGAAATTAATGGGTAAAAAGACTAGTTTTCCCTTCCTTAAATCCTGATTGGACCTTCCTTACTTCAACAACACAACTTTCGAaagacatatctccctcatacgatatcgaaATCGTGCAAACTCGGCACCGTTGGAAAGCTCTTTCCAAAGGATttcaaaccatataaagaactacctctaactcatcctgagctagaagGTATGGCCGTTTGAAAATAGTCAAAACTCACTTCTTAAACATAGAAATTTCCCGAGATGCctccttttctttccaaaatgaatattttagtttcttaactTATTCCTAGCTATTTCGAGTTATGAGATGTTACAAAGAGATCCATTTACATGCTCATcattaaagtatttttctttATCGATTTTAGAATTTTGCTCAAAATAGTATAAAACATACACAAATATTACcgatatttaaaataataaattaataactaaaatatatgtatttaaaacTAAAAGTCAAAACTAAAGTAATTCCAATAATTACGAAAAAATTAtacactaattaaattaaaataaaataaaataaaagtactttaaacttttttttcctGAAATATCCTTATTAAACCAGACACATCGAGGACttcaaaactatataaaaagaaaaagaaaaaagaatcataTTGCAACCGGAAGTAACTGCAGAGCACAAATTAAAGTGATCAAAATGAAACtgcaaaatattaattaaaatctgTTACTCATACttctttaatttcctttttaattacaCTTGACCTACAATTTATAGTCAAAATGAAACTTCTTATGTTAAAAGTTGCtttaatgaaactttatattatatcataCTCCCATTTTTTACTCATCCATTTTAATTAATCCCTAAAAAATGGCTCAAGGCAAATACTTGTCATCAACAACActcatatttctatttttaatttctcataatattttgtttattacaGCGGAAGTTGTACAACCAATAGTTTATTCTCCAAAAGATAAAAAAACTTATATTGTTTATACTAATAGTTCTGATTATGTCAAAATCTTAGCCTCAGTATTGGGAaggttcattttatatttattttatttttcttgttaatttttcttattttaattaattaatgtcattttttttagtataaacttacatttttaatatttgtttagtGAGGAGGCAGCAAAGCAAGCAATATTGTATACTTATCATCATGTAATAAGAGGATTTTCAGCTTCATTGACTCTTGCACAAGCTGCTCGTTTATTAGGTAAAATTtgcattttcatattttatgtaattttatttatttcttaattttgttgaAAAGAGGAAATATATACTTACACATTGTTTACATCagttgtattatattgtattgttaattTTAATACCGTgtgattgtttttgttgttatttataattttattatgttgtattgtttaaattcattgttaggtaattatgaaaaattttattttgtgtaacGATCGATTTGGTATATTCACATCgttattctaatattttttttaattttatctttacttaatatttaataatcatatttttttagtcaCTCTACCTCATACTTTACTTTTTCTcgtaaatttatcatttaaattgttgatgtatgaaattATGTAACGATAAAAAACGATACAATCTATTTTTGTGTTCATTAAAACAAATACATTACAAAACAATATTTAGCAACCATTCCAGTAGAATGCCAAAGACGAATCTATTTCGTAAAATATTCTTGTTATCTAATTATGCTAATtaataatgtaattatatatccacatagtttattttgttaatttagtTTATAAGTTGTCCATTGTACGTAAATTCTCAGTTCAATATTTGAAGTCTTACACTTTCTCCACTACTatagaatattttaaataatctattttattattttaactagtaattttttttttcaagtcaaGTTAGAAGTCTAAAAGATAAAATCAATCGATCAAAAGGAGTTGCCAAAAtcagaattatatatatatatatattatttctgaCAATTCTTTTTGGTTTGTTGGCTTCAAAAAAGATGCTTTTTAGactttttgtacttttttcttttctttttttaagttttgaaatttataatttttatttttattttgaatatatttgtaGAAAGAACATGATAAAATATGGTTTCACCaaattaatattgatattgAAAATGCTGCATGCACCTACTAAATcaacatttttataatttgcagATCATGAAGATGTATTAAGTGTCAAAGAAAGTGCAACATATTACTTGCATGATGGATCTGAAGGTCCAACCAACAATTAGCAAGGACAATTGTCAAATAATCAATAAGCTTTTAAAACCTAATAATATTCTTGTAATCTTATAGACATTCACAAAATAAAGAGggaattttcaattttgaaatagGCATATCCCTTTTTTCTCAGCTCTCAAAAggagaattttaaattttaaatcggGTAAGAATCACTATCGACGAGTTTCAGTTGGTAATCTTATAGATATTCACAAAATAATGaggaaattttcaaatttgaaatggGCATGGCCTTTTATTCTTAGCTATCAAAaggaaaatttggaattttaaaTCATGTAATAATCGTTGTCGATGAGTTTCAATTATCAGAGTATTCAAACCTCTAAGTAAACAGAAGTAAAATTTTCCTATTGATACTACTAGCACTTGTGAGACTGGCTCccgaagaaaaaaaagatacacTAAATTTTCTCAATGATATTCTAACAAATTCGATAATCGAATCAAATTTCagatattaatgttattatagcaccttaactctaaaaaaaactacaacattttaaaaaatagtagagataaaaaatttattgcCGTAAGCTCCTCACTTCTCGTTtgctcccaaaaaaaaaaaataataatcagagGATACCTAAAAATTGTGTTTTGGtgtatttaatttatgatttagctCCAAATGTTTCAAAACTATAGAAAGATAAGAAATTGAAgaactaaattaatttttttataagaatcaaaatgaagAACCGAACATTGATCCCTTCATGGACTGCACATCtggaaaaaattaattcattcgTCTTAATATGTGTGacattatttgattaaaaaataaaaaaatttaaaacttgtaaTCTATAACATTCTTGACCTTTTGCGAGGTTATAAATTACTTCTTTTGGCAGcagattaaaaaagaaaacgtATTAGataaataaagagaaatgatataatattttcaatcataattacataacgttattattcaaatatttaataaaaagtattgtaatatacCAATTTTGATATATCACCTAGCTAGCGTTTGTtcatagattttcaaatatttttcgcaaatattatttggatggaatttcaccatgtgtttgaccataattttgaaaaatataaatcatttttttagaaaaatatgatttatatacacaagttttaaaaactatccataagtttgtattacagGTCAATTGGATATTCTttgcaacaataacaaatagtgtcCATGGCACTagagcaatgtggtaatttggaaTGAGTGCAACAAACATCATCTCATATATCGTTAAGTAGACAAAACACATGACTTTGTTATCCTGAGTTAATTGTTCATTGTTTTCATCAATAATGATATCATCATGTAACATTCattgaatatttcatcactagtACTTTGGTGTTAACGTatgcaaattattattataaagggtgtttttgtaaaagataaaaatttaaaatgaaatttcaattttcaaaaatgagaTTTGATCcaaatatcaaaaagaaaatatttaaaaatctaaaaaaattgctaaaatatatttttaatttttttttccaaatattatttggggaATTTATGACAAACGATTTGCCATTTTTTACTCGTTAGCCTCATTCAATAACAAAACCGTAACTTGAATAATGTCTCTGTTGAACGTTTGGGGTGACAATTTAATGGGGCATGGTGAATGCAGGAGGGGTAAATTAAGGCTATATAAGGTAAGGTGGTTTTAAGATTGTGCGGACCGGATTGAAGTGAATATTTTAAGTTAAGAATTATGTTAGGGGAGAGCGGGTTGTGGATCTatgtgatataaaatttaattttaactaatattgTAAAAGTGATATAacactatttatttaatagatcTCTACCAAATTTTAGgtgtttatttgaaaaaaataatctatattttttctaaaaaataaataaactaatgaaaaatataaataatagtatatattttaatgaatataaaattggGTCAAATGTGAGTAATATAGTTGAGTTATCAGTGAGTTCAGAAACATGGTGGTCCCTATATTGAGTGTAATCAGAGTGTTCAATCTCCATCACCCAAAATCAAGCGGTAGCATACGTGTTTGATCAAAATCAGAAATAGttgacacaagaaaacaaagcCTTTTGCAGCTTTTTAACTGTATTTAGGCTGAAACTACAacgctctctctctctcgattcCTCCGCCCAAACCTTAATAAACCCCCCCAATACCCAACACTAGTCCTTTTCTTCAATTTCTCCCATTATTCTTCAAGGTATGCTTCTTCTTCGCTGCTCCAATCATGGGTAATTTGAATTAATCTCAATTAAATGTTTAATGTGCTGCTAATTAGAgatttgattttcattttctttcctATGCATTTTATTCAACCACTTTGAACCATCTGATAAATTGTTTGAGTTTGCTAGATTCTTAAGTTGTCATGTTTTTTCTTCGTAAAGTTAGATTCGATACAATTTAGGAACGGTAGCTTGATTTTTTGTTAGTgtgtactatatatatatatatttttttttgaagtaatCAAAAAAATGtggtttaaaaagaaaaatgaattaggaTTAGTAAATTACCATATCTCTCAACCATTAGGTAGTTTTTTGTCTCAATTTGAGCGCACCTGGTGATATGATGGTTGTGGAGTATTTGTTAAAGATCCTTGGTAGATAGAATTACTCGGTGcttgttgttgttgctggtgGGAGGTGATAGGTATCGCGatgaattgttgttgttgatgcgttgaattgttgttggtggtggtgggaGGTGATAGGTATCACGTTGAATTTTTGTCGTTGCTGGTGGGAGGTGACATGTATTCCATcgaattgttgttgttgctgggAGGTGATAGGTGTCTCgttgaattgttgttgttgctggtgGGAAGGTATCCTGTTGAGGTGCACACAAGTTGACCCACACACCACACTTGTAAAAAAAGAAGTCTAAAAAAGTttccttattattttcttaatttgttcTTGCTTGCTACCAAATGCATATCTTTTAGCGATTCCCCTTTAGAATATAAGAATGGAAAAGGAGGACATCAACAACTACATACTTGGGGTAATTCCAAAAGTGGAGTCTCAGgaggagggtagagtgtacgtTGATCGTAAAGAGATAGAGAAGTTTTTTCTGAAAGACCTCCTGCTCAAGTACAGCAAATTAAAGAATACGACAATGGGGAAAACATGTCAATTAGCAAGGGGAGCAATACAGAGCATCAAGGGAATGGAAGCagtaaaacacaaaataatgcGGCAACTAAAAGAATGGAAACGGAGGAAGAACTCAAAATATGACAAAATATCTGACATtgttgaattgtgttcttgGTCTTTCTTATTCTTCCTTGTTGCAGGGGAAGGAATTCGTGTCTGTAGTATAATTACcgttgagaattttttttttgtcttcccTGTCTCCTTAGATGATACATATAATGCACTTGAAATTTTAGGGGCTTATTATTTTAGAAGTTATGTTGcatatttttgtactaatttttgatattcttggtTTAATCACTCTCGTAAACATTAACCAATATCTGTAACCAGTCTGAGACAGtgtattttttgcttttttcagGGTAAATTAGATGGGGCCTTATGTTGCTGGTGTTCTTGTTCCTCTGGTAGTAACTATTCTCCTTCAGAATAGAAGAAGTCGAAAAAAGCGAGGCTTGCCTGCTGATGTTGGTGGTGAACCTGGCTATGCTATCAGAAATTGTCGGTTCAATGCACCGGTAGAAACAGCATGGGATGGAATCACAACCTTGGCAGAGCTTTTTGAGTATTCATGCAAAAAGTATCATCACAAGAAGTTACTAGGAAGTCGGAAACTGCTTTCCAGAGAGATGGAAGTATCTGCAGATGGAAGGTCGTTCGAGAAACTACACTTGGGTGATTATGAGTGGTTGAGTTATGGTCAGGCATTTGAGATTGTGTGCAATTTTTCCTCTGGTTTGGCACTACTTGGGCACCAAAGAGATGAACGTGTGGCCATTTTTGCTGATACATGTGAAGAATGGTTAATGGCATTACAGGTACATATCTGTTCTGTTCTTACTGAACAAAGAGGTTTCTTTTGTTTGCACTGATGACCATTTGTAGATTCGAGATATACTCCAAGAGACAATATTCTTTTTTACTAGTTTATAGATGACTAGGATTCTATTAATTTCCAAATcatgctctttttttttttacatttttccaTGTCAATGAAATAACATTGAGTCTCTTTGTTTACACCAGAGTTGCTTCAGACGCAATGTGACAGTGGTTACTATTTATGCATCACTTGGTGAAGAGGCCTTGTGTTACTCACTAAATCAGGTCAATTATCTCTCTTGCTCTATCTCTCTTATCGTTTCTCTCTTTCCCTCTCACTCATGAATCAGTTCATGCACACAAGACAGGTTCATGAATAGTGTTTAGCACATAAGAAAGAGATCATACTTGAAGGCTTGTACTAGTGACACCACCATTATGTGCCCAATCTTGGATCAGATGTAGTAATTGGAACTGTCTCTATTAGTAAAGAACAAAGAATGATTTTATAATGTTGGCCTGAGGTGAATTTAAATGGCAAAACATGGTCTGCAAGGATTTATGCTAAAAATACTTTTCCTAGTTATGACAGAAAATGAAGATCTCGTCTCGTGAAGTAACATGCAATTTCAAGATTATCAAAGTACAATTTTAGGATAAAAGACCAGTTATGGTAGAAAGATAATCATATTCACTAAAACCTCGAAGTCAGTTATCAGATATCACCTTGATGTGATGTTAACTTGTTCTTTTAACTGATATATGTTGTCAAGCACTGGTCTGACTTGCCTTCACCACTTTCTTCAGTTTCTGTGGATTATTCTAGATCTTCATTTTCGACTGGTACTGTCCACTTAGCGTGTGAAGCAGtttgaaatgaaatatgttttcttccaTACACCCCATGTTGGTCAGAATCTGCCTTTACTTGTGTAACTTCATTGAAGTTCTATATGAGACACAGTCGCACAAGGAAAGCCTTAAAACATAGAAGATATTAAAATACTCTAGACAGTGGTATTGTAAAAAGGTATATTGATAAGTGAAGTATTGTAAAACTGGTAAATTGATAAATGAAGTACCCACGctgataaattgtttttttctttgtgaaACTGACAATCTCTGGCAGAGCCCCACATAGATTTGTTCTTTTTGGATCTATTTGAGGGTGTCATAATCTCTTCAACCAATAGCATGCTTCTAGCTGAAATTAGAAAAGAACAGCACTCTACTTTTACAGCTAAACTCTGACTTATCCATGcaagattttattaaaaaaaaatcagtaaagggtaaattttattttaaaaaatgttaggCAGTAGCAATATAGTACTGCAGCAACTCATCCATTCAAGACCTAAATTTCGAGAACttgaaaattgacattttgCCTCCATCGATTCTGTGCTGGAAAACAAGCTATGCTAACCTTAATCTGATACCTTTGTCTTGCTCATTAGATAATTTCTGTGATTTTTTGTACTCTTTCAAATGTTCATTTCTGTTCTTTTCAAGTGTTGCTACATAGCTTGTTGTCAACTAGTTCTCTTCTCCAGACAGAGGTTACTACTGTCATTTGTCGGCAAAAGGAACTAAAGAAACTTGCAGACGTTAGTGGACAACTTGATACCGTCAAACGTGtgatatgcatagacaatgagATTCCATCAAGTGCCATCATTGCTGCAGGGAGCAACTGGGTATTGAAGACCTTTTCCGAGGTGGAGACTCTTGGCCGAGGAAACCCTGTTGACCCAGATTTACCTGTTGCAGCTGATACTGCAGTGATCATGTATACCAGCGGAAGTACTGGATTGCCCAAGGTTAATTGCGACACTCTCAATCTTCTGCTTCAAATTGGTGATAtagtcttatttttttcttggttGGAAAATTACGTTTGAGCTTTAGCCATTGGACGAACAGGTTccaatcttatatatatatatacacacacacactcacacacacacacagagacaTACACACCATTGTGGGAGGAAGAGGGGATTGCTAGTATACCCATAAAAGTAGATGAAAGAACTAAGATAATAGTATGAAAGAGAGAAAAACGCATAGAAAACATGATAATTGAATATAATAGTGACTCAGGATTTTCATACTCTTGTTCTAATTCAAGAGCTTCATGGTAAAGGTCTAGGAAATGCTTAAAACATTTGCCACTGTGTAGTAGGAAAATGAGATTTTCCTAGCTTTATTCCATCTTTTTCCTCCTCATGCACCTGGATGAGTCAAGAAAATCTCTAGGAATAAAAAATTACAGTCGTTACATAAGCACTAACATTTTATCTGGTGCACAGGGTGTGATGATGACACACAGGAATGTTCTAGCTACAGCTTCTGCTGTTCTGACAATTGTACCCGGTCTTGGAAGCAAGGATGTTTACTTAGCATACCTGCCGCTTGCTCATATTCTCGAGCTTGCAGCAGAGGTAATGTACCAATGTTTGATCAAATTTGTTGGGTGTATGATTTATTCATGTCTTTACTTTGTttctattaaattaaaaatctgatATTTTCTTCAGACCATAGTACCTGGGATTGGTGGTTCTATAGGATATGGTTCTCCTCTGACCCTTACTGATACTTCAAATAAGATAAAGAAAGGAACAAAAGGAGATGCCTCTGCTTTAAGCCCAAGTGTGATGGCAGCTGTCCCTGCCATTCTTGATCGGGTTCGAGATGGCGTGCGTAAAAAGGTATAACTGAGgactcaaatatatattttcttagttCATTTGGTTGCTTCTGCATAGATACTACATGCTGTTGGTATGTGAAACTAAAATTGGTAGAATTCAGGTTGATGCTGCAGGTGGATTTTCCAAAAAACTGTTTGATTTGGCATATTCTCGTCGACTGTCTGCAATTAATGGTAATTGGTTTGGAGCTTGGGGCTTAGAAAGACATTTCTGGAACCTTTTAGTGTTTAAGAAGGTTCAAGCAATTCTTGGCGGCCGTATCCGTTTTATCCTGTCTGGAGGAGCTCCTCTCTCTGGTGATACTCAGAGATTTATCAACATATGCCTTGGGTGAGTAACTCTGAAACTATTCCCCCTCATAAAGGATCTGAAATCTTAATATGTGCATTTCTAATTGTGGTAATTTTGACCTCTCACCCTAGAAGATGATCTAAGGGATTCACTAGTTCAATATCACATGAAACTAATATATTAAGTTCGAATTGACCTCTTAGCATGATCTATATCCATTGAGTTGATGGTCTAAAGTGTTTTGTTGATATACACAATGC
The DNA window shown above is from Solanum lycopersicum chromosome 11, SLM_r2.1 and carries:
- the LOC101244443 gene encoding long chain acyl-CoA synthetase 9, chloroplastic; the encoded protein is MGPYVAGVLVPLVVTILLQNRRSRKKRGLPADVGGEPGYAIRNCRFNAPVETAWDGITTLAELFEYSCKKYHHKKLLGSRKLLSREMEVSADGRSFEKLHLGDYEWLSYGQAFEIVCNFSSGLALLGHQRDERVAIFADTCEEWLMALQSCFRRNVTVVTIYASLGEEALCYSLNQTEVTTVICRQKELKKLADVSGQLDTVKRVICIDNEIPSSAIIAAGSNWVLKTFSEVETLGRGNPVDPDLPVAADTAVIMYTSGSTGLPKGVMMTHRNVLATASAVLTIVPGLGSKDVYLAYLPLAHILELAAETIVPGIGGSIGYGSPLTLTDTSNKIKKGTKGDASALSPSVMAAVPAILDRVRDGVRKKVDAAGGFSKKLFDLAYSRRLSAINGNWFGAWGLERHFWNLLVFKKVQAILGGRIRFILSGGAPLSGDTQRFINICLGAPIGQGYGLTETCAGGTFSDYDDTSVGRVGPPLPCSYIKLIDWAEGGYQTSDSPMPRGEIIIGGPNVTLGYFKNEEKTKEVYKVDERGMSWFYTGDIGQFHADGCLEIIDRKKDIVKLQHGEYVSLGKVEAALIVSSYVDNIMLHADPFHSYCVAIVVAAQAAVEDWARKHGINFVDFHELCQKEETIKEVYASLVKAAKAARLEKFEIPAKIKLLSEAWTPESGLVTAALKLKRDVIKKAFSQELAQLYSS